The Triticum dicoccoides isolate Atlit2015 ecotype Zavitan chromosome 6A, WEW_v2.0, whole genome shotgun sequence genome has a window encoding:
- the LOC119317307 gene encoding uclacyanin-3-like — MAGRGLLAAGLVLLLAAVAPAYATDYTVGDSSGWASGVDYSTWASDKTFTVGDTLVFQYGASHNVAEVGSSDYSACSATNSIQSFSDQDTKITLTKPGTRYFICGVSGHCSGGMKLAVKVAPAATATPTPATSPDAPSATPSTPSETPSTSTTPAGATTAPSSSKSADSVGGASGVEARSVMGSLVGAAGLVGLALMG; from the exons ATGGCTGGGCGTGGACTTTTAGCTGCAGGTTtggtcctcctcctcgccgccgtcgccccggCCTACGCCACGGACTACACCGTCGGCGACTCGTCGGGCTGGGCTAGCGGCGTGGACTACAGCACCTGGGCAAGCGACAAGACCTTCACCGTCGGTGACACGCTCG TGTTCCAGTACGGCGCCTCGCACAACGTGGCGGAGGTGGGGTCGTCGGACTACAGCGCCTGCTCGGCCACCAACTCCATCCAGTCGTTCAGCGACCAGGACACCAAGATCACGCTCACCAAGCCCGGCACGCGCTACTTCATCTGCGGCGTCAGCGGCCACTGCTCCGGCGGCATGAAGCTCGCCGTCAAGGTCGCCCCCGCAGCCACCGCCACGCCCACCCCGGCCACCTCGCCGGACGCGCCTTCGGCGACACCCTCCACGCCTTCGGAGACGCCCTCGACGTCCACCACCCCGGCCGGGGCGACAACGGCGCCTTCCTCGTCCAAATCAGCGGACAGCGTTGGCGGGGCCAGCGGTGTCGAGGCCCGCTCCGTGATGGGCTCTCTCGTTGGGGCCGCGGGCCTTGTCGGCCTCGCCCTGATGGGCTAG